The following proteins are encoded in a genomic region of Paenibacillus sp. FSL R7-0273:
- a CDS encoding carbohydrate ABC transporter permease, translating to MQNWWSLKWHEIRANKHSYILMAPYMILFAVFTVLPVLVSIVLSFTYFNMLEFPKFIGWQNYTRLFLEDDVFLIALKNTLLFAVITGPISYIACFVFAWIINELSPKLRAVMTLVFYAPSISGNVYFIWLMIFSGDRYGIMNGLLLRFGFILEPILWLKTEGYIMPIIILVQLWLSLGTGFLAFIAGLQTVDGTLYEAGAVDGIKNRWQELWYITLPSMRPQLMFGAVIQITTAFAVADVSIALAGFPSVNYAAETIVTHLIDFGTTRFEMGYASAIATVLFLIMVASNLIVQKLLRKVGE from the coding sequence GTGCAGAATTGGTGGAGCCTGAAATGGCATGAGATAAGAGCCAATAAGCATTCCTATATTTTAATGGCACCGTACATGATCCTGTTCGCCGTATTTACGGTGTTGCCTGTCCTGGTGTCGATTGTGCTCAGCTTCACATATTTCAACATGTTAGAATTTCCGAAGTTTATCGGCTGGCAGAACTATACCCGCCTGTTCCTGGAGGATGATGTCTTTCTGATCGCCCTCAAAAATACGCTGCTGTTTGCAGTGATTACAGGGCCTATCAGCTACATTGCCTGTTTTGTGTTCGCCTGGATCATCAACGAGCTGTCACCCAAGCTTAGAGCTGTAATGACGCTTGTCTTCTATGCGCCCTCCATTTCGGGGAACGTATACTTCATCTGGCTGATGATTTTCTCCGGTGACCGGTACGGAATTATGAACGGCCTGCTGCTGCGCTTCGGCTTCATTCTGGAGCCGATCCTGTGGCTGAAGACGGAAGGCTATATTATGCCGATTATCATCCTGGTGCAGCTGTGGCTCAGTCTGGGAACCGGCTTCCTGGCATTCATCGCCGGCCTGCAGACGGTAGACGGCACTTTATATGAAGCCGGAGCGGTCGACGGAATCAAAAACCGCTGGCAGGAGCTGTGGTACATCACGCTTCCGTCGATGCGGCCGCAATTAATGTTCGGCGCCGTAATCCAGATTACGACCGCTTTTGCCGTAGCCGATGTCTCCATTGCCCTGGCCGGGTTCCCGAGTGTGAACTATGCGGCGGAGACGATCGTCACGCATCTGATTGATTTTGGCACCACCCGGTTTGAAATGGGATATGCGTCAGCGATTGCTACGGTGCTGTTCCTGATCATGGTCGCCTCGAACCTTATCGTACAAAAGCTCCTTAGAAAGGTGGGCGAATAA
- a CDS encoding SMP-30/gluconolactonase/LRE family protein — translation MIAKKWLLAGTMASLLLSCAAPAPVNAEAVPYESYNYNYWEEAVPAPAAYIPDRTLTGKDLGVGDFLDPADMVVADSGLIYIVDSGNARIICLDSGWKVDKVITGFDNGGKAETFKNPSGLYVNDEGNLFVADTDNGRIVVLSPDGELLRLIEQPESDILPADFKFIPVKVTVDQAERVYVIAKGIFEGIMQFDENGVFIGYVGTNKVKRDYTEYIWRMFSTKAQKAQMALFVPTEFSNIDVDEKGFLYATNIDPGSKEPVKRLNPSGEDVLKRFGYFDVLGDIRYRISVGPSKFTDIKVLPDGMYSALDANQGKVFTYNDEGDLLYVYGGKGNQTGTFKTPAAIEYASGNQLVLDRGKGNIVVFKPTRFGSIVNEAVGYHYNGEDVQAVPVWREVLKLNANYDIAYIGIGKSLLMEKNNKEAMKYFKLGMDRDGYSVAFKRYRREVMQEHFGTFLTSVMLLVAVWVAYRIFGFWRRKRQSRASSQAPHNLKEGNAHEAGFH, via the coding sequence TTGATTGCAAAAAAGTGGCTGCTTGCGGGGACAATGGCATCCCTGCTGCTGAGTTGTGCGGCTCCCGCGCCGGTGAATGCCGAGGCCGTGCCATATGAGAGCTATAACTATAATTACTGGGAGGAAGCCGTGCCTGCTCCGGCAGCATACATCCCTGACCGTACGCTTACAGGCAAGGATCTCGGGGTGGGTGACTTTCTGGACCCCGCCGACATGGTTGTTGCGGACAGCGGGCTAATCTATATCGTAGACAGCGGGAATGCCCGGATTATCTGCCTGGACAGCGGCTGGAAGGTAGATAAGGTCATCACCGGCTTTGACAACGGCGGGAAGGCAGAAACCTTCAAGAATCCGTCGGGGCTGTATGTTAATGACGAAGGCAATCTGTTCGTGGCCGACACGGACAACGGGCGTATCGTCGTGCTGTCCCCGGACGGGGAGCTGCTGCGTTTGATTGAGCAGCCGGAGTCGGATATCCTGCCGGCTGACTTCAAGTTTATCCCGGTCAAGGTGACGGTGGACCAGGCGGAACGGGTCTATGTTATTGCCAAGGGTATTTTCGAGGGAATTATGCAGTTCGATGAGAACGGCGTGTTCATCGGCTACGTCGGCACGAACAAGGTCAAGCGCGACTACACCGAATATATCTGGCGGATGTTCTCGACCAAAGCGCAGAAGGCGCAGATGGCGTTGTTCGTCCCCACGGAGTTCTCCAATATTGATGTGGATGAAAAAGGCTTCCTGTATGCGACGAATATTGATCCGGGCTCGAAGGAGCCGGTTAAACGGCTTAATCCCTCCGGTGAGGATGTGCTGAAGCGGTTCGGGTACTTCGATGTTCTGGGGGATATCCGTTACCGGATATCGGTGGGACCTTCCAAGTTCACGGATATCAAGGTGCTTCCTGACGGAATGTACAGCGCGCTGGACGCCAATCAGGGGAAGGTGTTCACCTATAACGATGAAGGCGACCTTCTCTATGTGTATGGCGGCAAGGGCAACCAGACCGGGACGTTCAAAACACCGGCAGCCATTGAGTACGCCAGCGGTAACCAGCTGGTGCTGGACCGGGGGAAGGGCAATATCGTGGTCTTCAAGCCGACCCGGTTCGGCAGCATTGTAAATGAAGCGGTCGGCTATCATTACAACGGTGAGGATGTACAGGCGGTTCCCGTATGGAGGGAGGTCCTGAAGCTGAATGCCAACTATGATATCGCCTATATTGGCATAGGCAAGTCGCTGCTTATGGAGAAAAACAACAAGGAAGCGATGAAGTATTTTAAGCTCGGGATGGACCGGGACGGTTATTCCGTAGCCTTCAAACGGTATCGCAGAGAAGTGATGCAGGAGCACTTCGGAACCTTCCTGACATCGGTAATGCTGCTGGTGGCCGTATGGGTTGCCTACCGGATCTTCGGCTTCTGGAGAAGAAAACGGCAATCCCGGGCTTCCAGCCAGGCTCCGCATAACCTTAAGGAGGGGAACGCCCATGAGGCAGGATTTCATTAA
- a CDS encoding extracellular solute-binding protein: MLPAGLNVQANASDQTVPAAKNTQAAASSGQSAEDASPAGGTAAFNQDKYTAYLAGHKDAARPEQEIIIEAGDYSLAEGSGISRLSDHEGMSGESLLTGESGRVEWTVSVPEAGLYNLSMLYYPVAGKSSAIERALYIDGELPFREAAFLQFDRIWVNQLDQLETDNQGNDLRPRQLEQPRWSEKPFQDSDGYENEPFLFYFSKGTHTLALESSREPVIIRQLKLYKQPEPLSYEELKKQLDAAGAQPADNQLLVIEGEAAAAKSSPTLYPLSERSSSAVHPYSSSKIKINTIGGFNWRIPGQWIEWEIDVPETGLYKLAFKTQQNFVRGIYSTRRLTIDGEVPFAEMAMVPFRYKSGYRLDVMGGDEPYLYNLEQGKHVVRLEVSLGEFAPLIREVEESLYNLNSMYRKILMITGTKPDEYRDYQLDKKVPDMLEVFGTEHDRLRSVAKRLVELSGQSSDQEALLKTMAQQLSELIEDPDTIPRRLTAYKTNTGGLGTWVQQAREQPLEIDALYVASPDRKLPKKGMGFGSKIKHETATFLASFFTDYNQIGNVSDEDDQKSVTVWIGSGRDQANTMKAMIDETFTSETGINVNLKLVNMSTLLPATLAGQGPDVAMQIGTDLPVNFAMRNAAADLTQFADFAEVEGRFRESAMVPFVYDGGAYALPETQTFNMLFYRKDILEELQLEVPQTWEDVSTLLAVLSKNHMQFGLPVVIQSAVQGQNIPPNSMYAALLFQNGGQFYRNGGEESDLDSRTGIETFKQWTEFYTDYKLEKEYDFANRFRTGEMPFGIADYTVYNQLSVFAPEIRGMWGFVPIPGTVKPDGTIDRTVSSGGSGVIMMEKAEDKDSAWAFMKWWTSEETQTVFGREMEGLMGAAARYPTANIKALDSLPWPVADYDNLKAQFEWAEGVPEVPGGYFTGRHLFNAFYKTVVGNVEARESIMDYVQYIQDEISTKRREFGL; the protein is encoded by the coding sequence ATGCTTCCGGCAGGCTTGAACGTACAGGCAAATGCAAGTGATCAGACCGTACCGGCAGCAAAGAATACGCAGGCGGCAGCATCCTCCGGACAGTCTGCGGAGGATGCATCGCCTGCGGGAGGAACAGCAGCCTTTAACCAGGATAAGTATACAGCTTACCTGGCCGGGCATAAGGATGCTGCCAGACCGGAGCAGGAAATCATTATTGAGGCTGGGGACTACAGCCTGGCTGAGGGCAGCGGAATCAGCAGGCTGTCTGACCATGAAGGGATGTCCGGAGAATCCCTGCTCACGGGTGAGTCGGGCAGGGTTGAATGGACGGTCAGCGTTCCTGAAGCCGGTCTCTACAATCTGTCCATGCTGTATTATCCGGTTGCAGGCAAAAGCTCGGCCATCGAGCGTGCATTGTACATTGACGGAGAGCTCCCGTTTCGTGAAGCTGCCTTTCTGCAGTTTGACCGCATCTGGGTGAATCAGCTGGATCAGCTGGAAACGGATAATCAGGGGAATGACCTGAGACCCAGACAGCTTGAGCAGCCCCGCTGGAGCGAGAAGCCGTTTCAGGATTCTGACGGGTATGAGAATGAGCCCTTTTTATTTTATTTTTCCAAAGGCACGCATACGCTGGCGCTGGAGTCTTCCAGGGAGCCGGTTATCATCAGGCAGCTGAAGCTGTACAAGCAGCCTGAGCCGCTGTCCTACGAGGAGCTGAAAAAGCAGCTGGATGCCGCCGGTGCGCAGCCTGCGGATAATCAGCTGCTGGTCATTGAGGGAGAGGCGGCGGCAGCAAAATCATCGCCGACCCTGTATCCGCTCAGCGAGCGTTCCAGCTCCGCTGTTCATCCCTACAGCTCTTCCAAAATAAAAATCAACACCATTGGCGGCTTTAACTGGCGGATACCCGGCCAGTGGATCGAATGGGAGATCGATGTTCCTGAGACCGGGCTATATAAGCTGGCCTTTAAGACACAGCAAAATTTTGTAAGGGGGATTTACTCTACCCGCAGGCTGACCATTGATGGTGAGGTGCCGTTTGCCGAAATGGCCATGGTCCCCTTCCGCTATAAAAGCGGCTACCGGCTGGATGTTATGGGCGGAGATGAACCCTATCTGTACAATCTCGAGCAAGGAAAGCATGTGGTGCGGCTTGAGGTCAGCCTCGGCGAGTTCGCCCCGCTGATCCGTGAGGTAGAGGAAAGCCTGTACAACCTTAATTCGATGTACCGCAAAATTCTGATGATTACCGGCACGAAGCCGGATGAATACCGCGATTACCAGCTGGATAAGAAGGTGCCGGATATGCTGGAGGTGTTCGGGACCGAGCATGACCGGCTGAGGAGCGTCGCCAAAAGGCTGGTAGAGCTGTCGGGACAGTCCAGTGACCAGGAAGCGCTGCTTAAGACGATGGCGCAGCAGCTCAGCGAGCTGATCGAGGACCCGGATACCATCCCGAGAAGGCTTACCGCCTACAAGACGAATACCGGGGGCCTTGGCACCTGGGTTCAGCAGGCCAGAGAGCAGCCGCTGGAGATTGATGCGCTGTATGTGGCCTCACCGGATAGGAAGCTTCCGAAGAAGGGAATGGGCTTTGGCTCGAAAATCAAACACGAGACAGCTACCTTCCTGGCCTCCTTCTTCACGGATTACAACCAGATCGGGAATGTATCCGATGAGGATGACCAAAAATCAGTTACGGTCTGGATCGGCAGCGGACGCGATCAGGCGAATACGATGAAGGCGATGATCGATGAGACCTTTACCTCAGAAACCGGCATCAACGTAAATCTGAAGCTGGTGAACATGTCCACGCTGCTGCCGGCCACACTGGCCGGGCAAGGTCCCGATGTTGCGATGCAGATCGGAACGGACCTTCCTGTAAACTTTGCTATGCGTAATGCCGCGGCTGACCTGACGCAGTTTGCAGACTTTGCGGAGGTAGAGGGCCGTTTCCGCGAAAGCGCGATGGTGCCGTTTGTCTATGACGGCGGAGCCTATGCACTGCCTGAGACCCAGACCTTCAATATGCTGTTCTACCGCAAGGACATTCTGGAGGAGCTTCAGCTTGAGGTCCCCCAGACCTGGGAGGATGTATCCACCCTGCTGGCTGTGCTCAGCAAGAACCACATGCAGTTCGGTCTGCCGGTTGTGATTCAGTCTGCCGTTCAAGGACAGAATATTCCGCCTAACTCCATGTATGCGGCGCTGCTGTTTCAGAACGGCGGACAGTTCTACCGTAACGGCGGGGAAGAATCGGATCTGGATTCCCGGACCGGCATTGAAACATTCAAGCAGTGGACGGAATTCTATACCGATTACAAGCTTGAAAAGGAATATGACTTCGCGAACCGGTTCCGTACCGGTGAAATGCCCTTCGGCATAGCGGATTATACCGTCTACAACCAGCTGTCTGTGTTCGCTCCGGAAATCCGGGGGATGTGGGGCTTCGTACCGATACCGGGAACCGTGAAGCCGGATGGTACGATTGACCGCACGGTCTCCAGCGGCGGGAGCGGCGTCATTATGATGGAGAAGGCGGAAGACAAGGACTCGGCCTGGGCGTTCATGAAATGGTGGACGAGTGAGGAGACGCAGACCGTGTTTGGACGCGAAATGGAAGGCCTGATGGGAGCCGCCGCACGTTATCCGACCGCCAACATCAAGGCGCTGGACAGTCTGCCCTGGCCGGTTGCCGATTACGATAATCTGAAAGCCCAGTTCGAATGGGCCGAGGGTGTGCCTGAGGTGCCGGGCGGATATTTCACAGGACGGCATTTATTCAATGCCTTCTACAAGACGGTGGTCGGCAATGTGGAGGCCCGGGAATCCATCATGGACTACGTTCAATATATCCAGGATGAGATCAGCACCAAGCGCAGAGAGTTTGGCCTATAG
- a CDS encoding carbohydrate ABC transporter permease, with the protein MNGNKLSLQHKRSLLGIAFIAPWLLGFIFLFAAPLLRSIQFSFSKLTVDPSGFTLEGVGWANFNNALFVDATFNRVLTESVWDMVLNVPMILFFSLFSATLLNQKFRGRIVARAIFFLPVILASNAISAAEASGLINLVGDATAVNELGQSGSQYNVMSMVMILSDIGLPLSFVDYIVDAILRIYEIITSSGVQILIFLAALQSVPGAMYEVAKIEGATAYESFWKITFPLVSPLILTNVIYTIIDSFSGSAVTKMIFTTAFTTQNFGLSAAMSWIYTLIISIILVIVGYVLSKRVHYN; encoded by the coding sequence ATGAACGGAAACAAGCTGAGCCTGCAGCATAAGCGCTCTTTGCTGGGAATTGCTTTTATAGCGCCGTGGCTGCTCGGATTTATATTCCTGTTCGCAGCCCCGCTGCTCCGGTCCATCCAATTCAGCTTCAGTAAATTAACCGTTGATCCTTCGGGCTTTACGCTGGAAGGCGTGGGCTGGGCCAATTTCAACAATGCTTTGTTTGTCGATGCAACCTTCAACCGCGTCCTGACCGAATCGGTCTGGGATATGGTGCTGAATGTGCCGATGATCCTGTTCTTCAGCCTGTTCTCGGCAACGCTGCTGAACCAGAAGTTCAGAGGGAGAATCGTCGCCCGGGCCATCTTTTTCCTGCCGGTTATCCTGGCCTCCAATGCGATATCGGCAGCAGAAGCCTCGGGGCTGATCAATCTGGTTGGCGATGCGACCGCCGTGAATGAATTGGGGCAATCGGGCTCCCAGTACAACGTTATGTCCATGGTGATGATTCTGAGTGATATCGGTTTGCCGCTGTCGTTCGTGGACTACATTGTCGATGCGATTCTGCGGATCTATGAGATTATAACGAGCTCCGGCGTGCAGATTCTGATTTTCCTTGCCGCGCTGCAGTCCGTGCCCGGAGCGATGTATGAGGTGGCGAAGATTGAAGGGGCGACTGCCTATGAATCCTTCTGGAAAATCACCTTCCCGCTCGTGAGCCCGCTGATCCTGACCAATGTGATCTATACGATCATCGACTCTTTTTCAGGCAGTGCAGTAACAAAAATGATCTTCACCACGGCGTTCACCACCCAGAACTTCGGGCTGAGTGCGGCGATGTCCTGGATCTATACGCTGATTATCAGCATCATCCTGGTCATAGTGGGCTACGTGCTGTCCAAACGGGTGCATTACAACTGA
- a CDS encoding DUF5696 domain-containing protein: MKKRKLKAAVLACAAVLCIIAAAVLYSGSRGAEAVEASAYMEVTAELEAGSELAALPDSSGGVPGMLLAAEDAELSLYYNAETTEIAVKDKRAGQIWYSNPVARNEDALASGFEKELLSSQLTVLFRDAVGTLESYTNFAQSISSKQFTAESLKNGLRITYTIGDTSAGIDALPQYISQARLEEAVLSKLDAATAKYVATRYYPKDGSPEIMERIDAQVSKPLVLKKMTAAFALAGYSAEDLAQDNAENGIGGGSGTSKPNFVIPLEYRLEEGSLVVKVPVGQVKESGQYQIRSLELLNMFGAADQLTDGYMLVPDGSGSLIRLNNGKVKEEQYVQRVYGPDPNDNSYRRGQVSQNARMPVFGMKAGDGAWFAVIEKGDAIASIAADISGKKNSYNFIHSSYSLRGEDELELYTGSTIQEIQLLSEEIYKGDIQVRYSFLNQDKAGYSGMAELYRDKLVAEKALTPLAEEQSIPFYLDMLGAVDKQKSLLGVPYRSEISMTSFRQAALIAGELKQDGIGRLLMRYTGWSGKGVNHSTPDKLKTESVLGSKPELTALRDQLAQAGGTLFPDVAFQQIYHNDSGFTPSSDAARFVTREEAELYPYNRALNRMDMTLGSYYLLSPAKLPYYVDAFMDKYAGFEMEGVSLRDLGNVLSSDFRASRVIQRETAKAIVKEQLDRISQDVGQTMVSGGNAYAWPYADHLINVPVSSSGFALTDEDVPFYQMVVHGFISYTGAPVNLSDEQDMHTQLLRSIELGSAPYFSWSYEPSSKLKFTHFDSMYATSYQDWYDQAVSMYKEVNEVLSPVQHAQIVNHTRHQEGVVEVQYSNGISIYVNYTGQDVSVRGTAVGAGQYVIEGEPS; this comes from the coding sequence GTGAAAAAACGTAAATTAAAGGCTGCGGTGCTCGCCTGTGCCGCAGTTCTCTGTATCATTGCCGCGGCTGTATTATACTCCGGCTCCCGCGGAGCGGAAGCGGTTGAAGCCTCCGCCTATATGGAGGTGACGGCTGAGCTTGAGGCCGGAAGCGAGCTGGCCGCGCTGCCCGATTCCTCCGGCGGTGTGCCAGGCATGCTGCTGGCAGCGGAGGATGCGGAGCTGTCCTTATACTATAATGCTGAGACGACTGAAATAGCGGTGAAGGATAAACGGGCGGGGCAGATCTGGTACAGCAATCCTGTTGCCCGCAATGAGGATGCACTGGCCTCGGGTTTTGAGAAGGAGCTGCTGTCCTCGCAGCTGACCGTGCTGTTCCGTGACGCTGTAGGGACACTTGAATCCTACACCAACTTTGCCCAGAGCATCAGCAGCAAGCAGTTCACGGCCGAGAGCCTGAAGAACGGGCTGCGGATTACGTATACCATCGGGGATACGTCCGCAGGCATTGATGCGCTGCCCCAATATATCAGTCAGGCCCGGCTGGAGGAGGCGGTGCTCTCCAAGCTGGATGCAGCGACCGCCAAGTATGTTGCAACCCGCTACTATCCGAAGGACGGCAGCCCCGAGATCATGGAGCGGATCGATGCTCAGGTTTCCAAGCCGCTGGTGCTCAAGAAAATGACCGCTGCCTTTGCGCTGGCGGGCTATTCTGCTGAGGATCTGGCGCAGGACAATGCGGAGAACGGAATCGGCGGGGGATCGGGAACCTCCAAGCCCAATTTCGTTATTCCGCTGGAATACAGGCTTGAGGAAGGCTCGCTGGTTGTAAAGGTACCTGTGGGCCAGGTCAAGGAGAGCGGGCAATATCAGATCCGCAGTCTGGAGCTGCTTAATATGTTCGGCGCTGCTGACCAGCTGACAGACGGCTATATGCTGGTTCCTGACGGCTCAGGCAGCCTGATCCGTCTGAACAACGGCAAAGTGAAGGAAGAGCAGTATGTGCAGCGCGTGTACGGGCCGGACCCCAATGACAACAGCTACCGGCGCGGGCAGGTCAGCCAGAATGCCCGGATGCCGGTCTTCGGCATGAAGGCGGGGGATGGCGCGTGGTTCGCTGTCATTGAGAAGGGCGATGCCATCGCGAGTATCGCCGCTGACATCAGCGGCAAAAAGAATTCCTACAATTTCATTCACAGCAGCTATTCCCTGCGGGGCGAGGATGAGCTTGAGCTGTATACGGGTTCAACCATCCAGGAAATACAGCTGCTTAGCGAAGAAATCTACAAGGGCGATATCCAGGTCCGCTACAGCTTCCTGAACCAGGATAAAGCCGGCTATTCCGGGATGGCTGAGCTGTACCGGGATAAGCTGGTTGCGGAGAAGGCGCTCACGCCTCTGGCGGAGGAGCAGAGCATTCCGTTCTACCTAGATATGCTGGGTGCTGTCGACAAGCAGAAGTCACTGCTCGGCGTGCCTTACCGCTCAGAGATTTCCATGACCTCCTTCCGGCAGGCAGCACTGATTGCCGGGGAATTGAAGCAGGACGGCATCGGACGGCTGCTGATGCGGTACACCGGCTGGTCCGGCAAAGGCGTGAATCACTCCACGCCGGATAAGCTGAAGACCGAAAGCGTGCTTGGCAGCAAGCCGGAGCTGACCGCGCTGCGGGATCAGCTGGCACAGGCAGGCGGGACACTGTTCCCGGATGTGGCTTTTCAGCAGATCTATCACAATGACAGCGGCTTTACACCTTCCTCTGACGCTGCAAGGTTTGTCACACGGGAGGAAGCGGAGCTGTATCCTTACAACCGGGCGCTGAACCGGATGGATATGACACTTGGCAGCTACTATTTGTTATCACCAGCCAAGCTGCCCTATTATGTGGACGCTTTTATGGATAAGTATGCCGGCTTTGAAATGGAAGGCGTGTCTCTGCGGGATCTCGGCAATGTGCTGAGCTCTGATTTCCGGGCCAGCCGGGTAATCCAGCGGGAAACGGCCAAGGCCATCGTGAAGGAGCAGCTGGACAGAATCAGCCAGGATGTCGGGCAGACCATGGTTTCAGGCGGCAACGCCTATGCCTGGCCTTATGCCGATCATCTGATTAATGTTCCAGTATCCTCAAGCGGCTTTGCGCTTACGGATGAAGACGTGCCCTTTTATCAGATGGTGGTCCATGGCTTCATCAGCTATACCGGCGCACCGGTTAATCTGAGTGACGAGCAGGATATGCACACGCAGCTGCTCCGCTCCATTGAGCTGGGGTCAGCACCCTACTTTTCGTGGTCCTATGAGCCGTCCTCGAAGCTGAAATTCACGCATTTTGACAGCATGTATGCGACCTCCTATCAGGACTGGTATGATCAGGCGGTTTCCATGTACAAGGAAGTGAATGAGGTGCTTTCCCCGGTACAGCATGCGCAGATTGTAAACCATACACGCCATCAGGAGGGTGTTGTAGAGGTGCAGTACAGCAACGGCATATCTATCTATGTCAACTACACCGGGCAGGATGTCTCCGTGCGGGGAACCGCTGTCGGTGCAGGACAATATGTGATTGAAGGTGAACCGTCATGA
- a CDS encoding carbohydrate ABC transporter permease has translation MPKKRVNRSAWGTFSLFALLTLFGAFMILPLVYAINNAFKPLDEIFIFPPTLFVRNPTLNNFVDLFNLLGNSWVPFSRYIFNTVFITGAGIIGHVIFASAAAYPLAKHHFPGKKVLFTIVVLSLMFTPAVTAMPNYMIMSWLGLIDTYWAVIIPAFAYSLGLYLMKQFMEQIPDVLLEAAKIDGASEYRIFWTIVMPNVKPAWLTLIILLFQILWGSDGNGFIYSEQLKSLHFAAGQVVAGGIARSGAAAAVALILMSVPITLFVFSQSRIIETMATSGMKD, from the coding sequence ATGCCCAAAAAACGGGTGAACCGTTCAGCCTGGGGCACATTTTCCTTATTCGCCCTGCTTACACTCTTCGGGGCCTTTATGATTCTGCCGCTGGTTTATGCCATTAACAATGCGTTTAAGCCGCTGGATGAGATTTTTATTTTCCCGCCGACGCTGTTTGTGCGTAATCCGACGCTGAATAACTTTGTGGATCTGTTTAACCTGCTCGGCAATTCGTGGGTACCGTTCTCCCGGTATATTTTCAACACGGTGTTCATTACAGGCGCAGGTATTATCGGACACGTCATCTTTGCCTCGGCAGCGGCATATCCGCTGGCCAAGCATCATTTTCCCGGCAAAAAAGTGCTGTTCACCATCGTCGTTCTATCGCTGATGTTCACGCCGGCCGTAACGGCTATGCCCAACTATATGATCATGTCCTGGCTGGGGCTGATCGACACGTACTGGGCCGTCATTATTCCGGCATTCGCCTATTCTCTGGGCCTGTATCTGATGAAGCAGTTCATGGAGCAGATTCCGGATGTGCTGCTGGAGGCCGCCAAAATCGACGGTGCCAGCGAATACCGCATTTTCTGGACGATCGTTATGCCTAACGTCAAGCCGGCCTGGCTGACCCTGATTATTCTGCTGTTTCAGATCCTGTGGGGCAGCGACGGCAACGGCTTCATCTACAGCGAACAGCTGAAATCGCTTCATTTCGCGGCTGGCCAGGTAGTAGCCGGAGGCATTGCCCGTTCCGGTGCAGCGGCGGCAGTGGCGCTTATCCTGATGAGTGTGCCGATTACGCTGTTTGTTTTTTCACAGAGCCGGATTATTGAGACGATGGCTACTTCAGGAATGAAGGACTAG
- a CDS encoding Yip1 family protein, translating to MRQDFIKFPLHLIVHPFDSFWDMKYEGKGKLRVTLTILLLVVISMILKNQFAGFLVNYNDPRHLNSITQLITVIFPFFLWCLSNWAITTLMDGEGKFKEIMMATGYALVPIVIIYTPMVVASRFMAEEETAFYYLMMSVASIWFIALLFVGIMTVHQYTVLKTVVTMLLTIVVMGIVVFLGTLVLSMIQQITEFFINIYRELIFRT from the coding sequence ATGAGGCAGGATTTCATTAAATTCCCGCTGCACCTCATTGTGCATCCGTTTGACAGCTTTTGGGATATGAAATATGAGGGCAAAGGAAAGCTGCGGGTAACACTGACCATTCTGCTGCTTGTCGTGATCTCCATGATCCTGAAGAATCAGTTCGCAGGTTTTCTGGTCAACTATAATGACCCGCGCCATCTAAACAGTATTACACAGCTGATCACCGTTATTTTTCCGTTTTTCCTGTGGTGCCTGTCCAACTGGGCCATAACAACGCTGATGGACGGCGAGGGGAAATTCAAAGAGATCATGATGGCTACGGGCTATGCGCTTGTTCCCATTGTCATTATTTACACCCCGATGGTCGTGGCCAGCCGGTTTATGGCAGAGGAAGAAACGGCCTTCTACTATTTGATGATGTCGGTGGCATCCATCTGGTTCATAGCGCTGCTGTTCGTCGGCATTATGACCGTTCATCAGTACACTGTGCTCAAAACGGTTGTAACGATGCTGCTGACGATAGTGGTTATGGGCATTGTTGTATTCCTCGGAACCCTTGTCCTGAGCATGATTCAGCAGATTACCGAATTCTTTATCAATATTTACCGTGAATTGATTTTCCGTACATGA